The Aquila chrysaetos chrysaetos chromosome 6, bAquChr1.4, whole genome shotgun sequence genome window below encodes:
- the MBD5 gene encoding methyl-CpG-binding domain protein 5 isoform X1 — MNGGKECDGGDTDGGPPAVQVPVGWQRRVDQSGVLYISPSGSLLSCLEQVKTYLLTDGTCKCGLECPLVLPKVFNFDPGAAVKQRTAEDVKADEDVTKLCIHKRKIIAVATLHKSMEAPHPSLVLTSPGGGTSATPVVPTRAATPRSMRNKSHEGITNSVMPECKTPFKLMIGASNAMGRLYVQEMAGSQQQELHSVYPRQRLGSNELGQKSPYRGSHGGMPSPASSGSQIYGDGSISPRTDPLGSPDVFTRNNPNFHGAPNSSPIHMNRTPLSPPSVMLHGSPIQSSCAMAGRTNIPLSPTLTTKSPVMKKPMCNFSTGMEIPRAMFHHKPPQAPPPPPPPPSCALQKKPLTSEKDPLGILDPIPSKPVNQNPVIINPTTFHSNVHSQVPVMNVSMPPAVVPLPSNLPLPTVKPGHMNHGSHVQRVQHSASTSLSPSPVTSPVHMMGSGIGRIEASPQRSRSSSTSSDHGNFLLPPVGPQSSCSGIKVPPRSPRSTIGSPRPSMPSSPSTKHDGLNQYKDIPNPLIAGMSNVLNPPNNAVFSTASAGSGSLKSQPGLLGMPLNQILNQHNAASFPASSLLSAAAKAQLANQNKLAGNNNNSSSNSGPVASGGNNEGHSTLNTMFPPAANVLLPTTEGQSGRAALRDKLMSQQKDPLRKRKQPTTTVLSLLRQSQLDSSGVSKAGSDLIRKQSQSSFPISSMSQLLQSMSCQSSHMSSNSTTSCGSSNTALPCSGNQMHFADTSMNSGSLQNSLAQSLPLRGEGVHCQNTNTNFVHGTSPGTTNHLAGLINQMQASGNCGMLSQSGMALGNSLHPNPPQSRIQASSTPVIPNSIVSSCNQTSPEAGGSGPSSSIAIAGTSQPAITKTTSVLQDGVIVTTAAGNPLQSQLPIGSDFPFAGHEHSLHFPQNSSSNNNLPHSLNQNLLNSLPISLPVNQQHLLNQNLLNILQPSAGEGKSEVNLNPLGFLNPNVNAALAFLSSDVDGQVLQPVHFQLLATLLQNQAQAAAMLPLPSFNLTISDLLQQQNNPLPSVTQMTAPPDHLPSNQSESNRVETLLTNPLGNPIPSFSGTDTTSNPLLLPAVSGASALMALNPQLVGGVLNSASGNTANHPEVSIATSSQATTTTTTTSSAVAALSVSTLGGGTAVVSMAETLLNISNNAGNASGPAKLNNNSVVPQLLNPLLGTGLLGDMSSINTALNNHQLSHLQSLLNNNQMFPSNQQQQHLLQGYQNMQGFQGQPPIPGPANNPNPMACLFQNFQVRMQEDAAVLNKRMITQMGMAPVPESSNTMLPPFQETSCDLQQRTEPSLGQQAKDNLNVAAQGDTSVDAIYKAVVDAASKGMQVVITTAVSSTTQMSPIPALSAMSAFTASIGDPLNLSSAVSAVIHGRNIAVSDHEGRIRNTRGTRILKNSEHGKNLSEGDGYEYYKSTSCNTPKKQWEGEQSPISEINRWKCDEFLDHSTHIHSSPCHERPNNISTLPLLQGEQHQLLLSQRNCQSDKMLEENFRYNNYKRTMMSFKERLENTVERCAHINGNRPQQNRGFGELLNTSKQDLILEEQSPSSSNSLESSLVKDYIHYNGDFNAKSINGCVPSPSDAKSISSEDDLRNPDSPSSNELIHYRPRTFNVGDLVWGQIKGLTSWPGKLVREEEVHNSCQQNAEEGKVWVMWFGVHTFTQVEPEKLKTLTEGLEAYNRARKRNRKSGKLNNHLEAAIHEAMSELDKMSGNVHQIPQGDRQVKPPKPKRRKISR; from the exons atgaatggtGGAAAGGAGTGTGACGGAGGGGACACGGATGGAGGGCCACCAGCAGTGCAAGTTCCCGTTGGTTGGCAGCGACGGGTGGACCAAAGCGGAGTGCTCTATATCAG TCCCAGTGGGTCTTTATTATCCTGCTTGGAGCAGGTGAAGACTTACTTGCTGACTGATGGAACATGCAAGTGTGGCCTAGAATGTCCTCTTGTTCTTCCCAAG GTCTTTAATTTTGATCCTGGAGCTGCTGTGAAGCAGAGAACTGCTGAAGATGTTAAAGCGGACGAAGATGTCACCAAACTATGCatacataaaaggaaaattattgcTGTGGCTACACTTCATAAAAGCATGGAAGCACCACATCCTTCACTAGTTCTAACTAGTCCTGGTGGTGGAACAA GTGCAACTCCAGTAGTTCCTACTCGAGCAGCAACTCCAAGATCGATGAGGAATAAATCGCATGAAGGAATTACAAATTCTGTGATGCCAGAATGTAAGACTCCTTTCAAGTTGATGATAGGGGCATCTAATGCCATGGGTAGGCTTTACGTGCAAGAAATGGCTGGAAGCCAGCAACAAGAACTTCATTCTGTCTATCCTAGGCAGAGATTGGGTAGTAATGAACTTGGACAGAAGTCTCCGTATCGTGGCAGTCATGGTGGGATGCCCAGTCCAGCTTCATCAGGATCACAGATATACGGAGATGGCTCAATCTCTCCTAGGACTGACCCACTCGGAAGCCCTGATGTTTTCACAAGGAACAATCCCAATTTTCATGGAGCACCCAACTCTAGTCCTATTCACATGAACAGGACACCTCTATCTCCACCATCAGTAATGCTACATGGTTCTCCCATACAGTCATCCTGTGCAATGGCTGGAAGGACTAATATACCTCTTTCCCCAACCTTGACCACAAAAAGCCCAGTAATGAAAAAACCCATGTGTAATTTTTCAACTGGTATGGAAATACCACGAGCAATGTTTCACCATAAACCTCCCCAAGCTCCACCCCCACCTCCTCCACCGCCTTCTTgtgctcttcagaaaaagccATTAACATCAGAGAAGGATCCACTTGGCATACTTGACCCTATTCCTAGCAAACCAGTGAATCAGAATCCCGTTATCATTAACCCAACTACTTTCCATTCAAATGTCCACTCTCAGGTACCCGTGATGAATGTAAGCATGCCTCCTGCTGTCGTCCCTTTGCCAAGTAATCTTCCTTTGCCAACTGTAAAACCTGGTCACATGAATCATGGAAGTCATGTTCAAAGAGTTCAGCATTCTGCTTCaacttccctctctccttcaccAGTGACGTCCCCGGTGCATATGATGGGATCCGGGATTGGAAGGATCGAGGCTTCTCCCCAAAGATCACGCTCTTCTTCCACGTCATCAGATCATGGAAATTTCCTGCTGCCTCCAGTAGGACCACAGTCATCCTGTAGTGGTATTAAAGTTCCTCCCAGGTCCCCAAGGTCAACAATAGGGTCACCGAGACCATCTATGCCATCTAGCCCTTCCACCAAGCATGATGGACTTAATCAGTACAAGGACATCCCTAACCCATTAATTGCTGGAATGAGTAATGTATTAAATCCTCCAAACAATGCAGTTTTTTCTACTGCATCGGCTGGAAGTGGTTCCTTGAAGAGTCAGCCTGGTTTGCTGGGAATGCCTTTAAATCAGATCTTGAACCAGCACaatgctgcctcttttccagcAAGTAGTTTactctcagcagcagccaaagcaCAGCTAGCAAATCAAAATAAACTTGCTGGTAACAACAATAACAGCAGTAGCAATTCTGGACCTGTTGCCAGCGGTGGCAACAACGAAGGACATAGCACTTTAAATACCAtgttccctcctgctgccaaTGTGCTTCTACCAACGACTGAAGGGCAAAGTGGCCGAGCAGCACTGAGAGATAAATTGATGTCTCAGCAAAAAGATcctctgaggaaaagaaagcagccgACCACCACGGTGTTGAGTTTGCTGAGACAGTCTCAGTTGGACAGTTCTGGAGTTTCCAAAGCTGGATCTGATTTGATAAGAAAGCAAAGTCAAAGCTCTTTTCCCATCAGTTCTATGTCCCAGCTACTTCAGTCCATGAGTTGTCAAAGCTCTCACATGAGCAGCAATAGTACCACCAGTTGTGGGAGCTCAAATACTGCTTTACCTTGCTCTGGTAACCAGATGCATTTTGCAGACACCAGTATGAACTCTGGCAGTCTCCAGAACTCGCTGGCACAGAGTTTACCCTTGCGAGGGGAAGGTGTGCACTGCCAGAACACAAACACTAACTTTGTCCACGGTACTAGCCCGGGCACAACCAACCATCTTGCAGGTTTAATAAATCAGATGCAGGCTAGCGGGAACTGTGGGATGCTCAGTCAGTCAGGAATGGCTTTAGGAAATTCATTACATCCGAACCCACCTCAGTCGAGAATCCAGGCATCCTCCACTCCAGTGATACCAAACAGCATTGTTAGCAGCTGTAATCAAACAAGTCCTGAAGCAG GGGGTTCAGGACCGTCATCATCAATAGCCATAGCTGGCACCAGCCAACCGGCCATCACAAAGACAACATCTGTGCTTCAAGATGGTGTTATAGTCACTACTGCAGCTGGAAACCCACTTCAGAGCCAGCTGCCCATTGGGAGCGATTTCCCTTTTGCTGGCCACGAACACTCGCTTCATTTTCCGCAGAACAGCTCTTCAAACAACAATCTTCCACATTCTTTGAATCAAAACCTCCTCAATTCTCTACCTATCTCTTTGCCAGTGAATCAGCAACATCTCCTAAACCAGAATCTATTAAATATACTACAGCCTTCAGCAGGAGAAGGCAAGTCTGAGGTCAACCTCAACCCTTTAGGTTTTCTCAACCCGAATGTAAATGCTGCTTTAGCTTTTCTCTCCAGTGACGTGGATGGGCAGGTATTACAACCtgttcattttcagcttctaGCAACCCTCCTTCAGAACCAAGCCCAAGCAGCTGCCATGCTTCCCCTACCATCTTTCAATCTGACCATCTCAGATTTGctgcaacagcaaaataacCCTTTACCCTCAGTAACCCAGATGACCGCCCCACCTGACCATTTGCCAAGCAATCAGTCAGAAAGCAACAGGGTGGAGACCCTTTTAACCAACCCCCTGGGCAACCCCATACCCAGCTTTTCAGGCACTGACACTACTTCTAaccccctgctcctcccagctgTCTCTGGGGCCTCAGCATTAATGGCCTTGAATCCCCAGCTGGTGGGAGGTGTCCTGAACTCTGCATCGGGCAACACCGCTAATCATCCAGAGGTTTCCATAGCCACCTCCTCCCAAGCCACCACTACCACAACCACTACATCATCAGCAGTGGCAGCACTGTCTGTCTCAACCCTGGGTGGTGGGACAGCAGTGGTGTCAATGGCAGAAACATTGCTGAACATATCTAATAATGCTGGGAATGCATCTGGTCCAGCTAAACTCAACAATAACTCTGTGGTGCCACAGCTACTTAACCCTCTACTGGGGACAGGTCTGCTTG GTGACATGTCATCTATAAACACTGCTTTGAATAACCATCAGCTGAGTCATCTCCAGTCGCTATTAAACAACAATCAGATGTTTCCTTCAAATCAGCAGCAACAGCACCTTCTCCAGGGGTACCAGAACATGCAGGGCTTTCAAGGCCAGCCCCCAATTCCTGGCCCAGCTAACAACCCAAACCCCATGGCATGTCTGTTCCAAAATTTCCAg GTGAGAATGCAGGAAGATGCTGCTGTCCTAAACAAAAGAATGATCACTCAAATGGGAATGGCACCAGTTCCTGAGAGCTCCAATACTATGCTTCCTCCTTTCCAAGAAACATCTTGTGATTTGCAGCAAAGAACTGAACCATCTCTTGGACAACAGGCAAAGGATAACCTCAATGTCGCTGCTCAGGGTGATACATCGGTGGACGCTATCTACAAAGCAGTTGTAGATGCTGCAAGCAAAGGAATGCAAGTAGTAATCACCACTGCCGTTAGCAGTACAACACAAATGAGTCCCATTCCAGCTTTGAGTGCCATGAGTGCCTTCACAGCCTCAATTGGTGACCCATTAAATCTTTCTAGTGCTGTCAGTGCAGTAATCCATGGAAGAAACATTGCCGTTTCTGATCATGAAGGTAGGATAAGGAACACTAGAGGAACACGAATACTGAAGAATTCAGAGCACGGTAAAAATTTGAGTGAAGGGGATGGGTATGAATATTACAAATCAACAAGTTGTAACACACCCAAAAAACAGTGGGAAGGGGAGCAAAGTCCCATCAGTGAGATAAATAGATGGAAATGTGATGAGTTTCTAGACCACTCTACCCATATCCATAGTAGTCCTTGTCACGAAAGGCCCAATAACATCTCCACACTGCCATTACTACAAGGCGAGCAGCATCAGTTACTGTTATCACAGCGAAACTGTCAAAGTGATAAAATGTTGGAGGAGAATTTCAGGTATAACAATTACAAAAGAACTATGATGAGTTTTAAGGAAAGACTGGAGAACACTGTGGAACGTTGTGCACACATAAACGGAAATAGGCCTCAGCAGAACAGAGGATTTGGGGAGTTGCTGAACACTTCTAAACAAGACCTGATTCTGGAAGAGCAATCTCCAAGTTCCTCAAATAGCTTGGAAAGTTCGTTAGTTAAAGACTATATCCATTACAATGGAGATTTTAATGCCAAAAGCATTAATGGGTGTGTGCCTAGCCCTTCAGATGCTAAAAGCATCAGTAGTGAAGATGACCTAAGGAACCCAGATTCCCCTTCTTCAAATGAGCTGATACATTACAGGCCGAGGACGTTTAATGTTGGCGACTTGGTCTGGGGCCAAATCAAAGGACTGACTTCGTGGCCTGGAAAACTAGTAAGAGAAGAAGAAGTTCACAATTCATGTCAACAAAAcgctgaggaggggaag
- the MBD5 gene encoding methyl-CpG-binding domain protein 5 isoform X4, with protein MNGGKECDGGDTDGGPPAVQVPVGWQRRVDQSGVLYISPSGSLLSCLEQVKTYLLTDGTCKCGLECPLVLPKVFNFDPGAAVKQRTAEDVKADEDVTKLCIHKRKIIAVATLHKSMEAPHPSLVLTSPGGGTSATPVVPTRAATPRSMRNKSHEGITNSVMPECKTPFKLMIGASNAMGRLYVQEMAGSQQQELHSVYPRQRLGSNELGQKSPYRGSHGGMPSPASSGSQIYGDGSISPRTDPLGSPDVFTRNNPNFHGAPNSSPIHMNRTPLSPPSVMLHGSPIQSSCAMAGRTNIPLSPTLTTKSPVMKKPMCNFSTGMEIPRAMFHHKPPQAPPPPPPPPSCALQKKPLTSEKDPLGILDPIPSKPVNQNPVIINPTTFHSNVHSQVPVMNVSMPPAVVPLPSNLPLPTVKPGHMNHGSHVQRVQHSASTSLSPSPVTSPVHMMGSGIGRIEASPQRSRSSSTSSDHGNFLLPPVGPQSSCSGIKVPPRSPRSTIGSPRPSMPSSPSTKHDGLNQYKDIPNPLIAGMSNVLNPPNNAVFSTASAGSGSLKSQPGLLGMPLNQILNQHNAASFPASSLLSAAAKAQLANQNKLAGNNNNSSSNSGPVASGGNNEGHSTLNTMFPPAANVLLPTTEGQSGRAALRDKLMSQQKDPLRKRKQPTTTVLSLLRQSQLDSSGVSKAGSDLIRKQSQSSFPISSMSQLLQSMSCQSSHMSSNSTTSCGSSNTALPCSGNQMHFADTSMNSGSLQNSLAQSLPLRGEGVHCQNTNTNFVHGTSPGTTNHLAGLINQMQASGNCGMLSQSGMALGNSLHPNPPQSRIQASSTPVIPNSIVSSCNQTSPEAGGSGPSSSIAIAGTSQPAITKTTSVLQDGVIVTTAAGNPLQSQLPIGSDFPFAGHEHSLHFPQNSSSNNNLPHSLNQNLLNSLPISLPVNQQHLLNQNLLNILQPSAGEGDMSSINTALNNHQLSHLQSLLNNNQMFPSNQQQQHLLQGYQNMQGFQGQPPIPGPANNPNPMACLFQNFQVRMQEDAAVLNKRMITQMGMAPVPESSNTMLPPFQETSCDLQQRTEPSLGQQAKDNLNVAAQGDTSVDAIYKAVVDAASKGMQVVITTAVSSTTQMSPIPALSAMSAFTASIGDPLNLSSAVSAVIHGRNIAVSDHEGRIRNTRGTRILKNSEHGKNLSEGDGYEYYKSTSCNTPKKQWEGEQSPISEINRWKCDEFLDHSTHIHSSPCHERPNNISTLPLLQGEQHQLLLSQRNCQSDKMLEENFRYNNYKRTMMSFKERLENTVERCAHINGNRPQQNRGFGELLNTSKQDLILEEQSPSSSNSLESSLVKDYIHYNGDFNAKSINGCVPSPSDAKSISSEDDLRNPDSPSSNELIHYRPRTFNVGDLVWGQIKGLTSWPGKLVREEEVHNSCQQNAEEGKVEPEKLKTLTEGLEAYNRARKRNRKSGKLNNHLEAAIHEAMSELDKMSGNVHQIPQGDRQVKPPKPKRRKISR; from the exons atgaatggtGGAAAGGAGTGTGACGGAGGGGACACGGATGGAGGGCCACCAGCAGTGCAAGTTCCCGTTGGTTGGCAGCGACGGGTGGACCAAAGCGGAGTGCTCTATATCAG TCCCAGTGGGTCTTTATTATCCTGCTTGGAGCAGGTGAAGACTTACTTGCTGACTGATGGAACATGCAAGTGTGGCCTAGAATGTCCTCTTGTTCTTCCCAAG GTCTTTAATTTTGATCCTGGAGCTGCTGTGAAGCAGAGAACTGCTGAAGATGTTAAAGCGGACGAAGATGTCACCAAACTATGCatacataaaaggaaaattattgcTGTGGCTACACTTCATAAAAGCATGGAAGCACCACATCCTTCACTAGTTCTAACTAGTCCTGGTGGTGGAACAA GTGCAACTCCAGTAGTTCCTACTCGAGCAGCAACTCCAAGATCGATGAGGAATAAATCGCATGAAGGAATTACAAATTCTGTGATGCCAGAATGTAAGACTCCTTTCAAGTTGATGATAGGGGCATCTAATGCCATGGGTAGGCTTTACGTGCAAGAAATGGCTGGAAGCCAGCAACAAGAACTTCATTCTGTCTATCCTAGGCAGAGATTGGGTAGTAATGAACTTGGACAGAAGTCTCCGTATCGTGGCAGTCATGGTGGGATGCCCAGTCCAGCTTCATCAGGATCACAGATATACGGAGATGGCTCAATCTCTCCTAGGACTGACCCACTCGGAAGCCCTGATGTTTTCACAAGGAACAATCCCAATTTTCATGGAGCACCCAACTCTAGTCCTATTCACATGAACAGGACACCTCTATCTCCACCATCAGTAATGCTACATGGTTCTCCCATACAGTCATCCTGTGCAATGGCTGGAAGGACTAATATACCTCTTTCCCCAACCTTGACCACAAAAAGCCCAGTAATGAAAAAACCCATGTGTAATTTTTCAACTGGTATGGAAATACCACGAGCAATGTTTCACCATAAACCTCCCCAAGCTCCACCCCCACCTCCTCCACCGCCTTCTTgtgctcttcagaaaaagccATTAACATCAGAGAAGGATCCACTTGGCATACTTGACCCTATTCCTAGCAAACCAGTGAATCAGAATCCCGTTATCATTAACCCAACTACTTTCCATTCAAATGTCCACTCTCAGGTACCCGTGATGAATGTAAGCATGCCTCCTGCTGTCGTCCCTTTGCCAAGTAATCTTCCTTTGCCAACTGTAAAACCTGGTCACATGAATCATGGAAGTCATGTTCAAAGAGTTCAGCATTCTGCTTCaacttccctctctccttcaccAGTGACGTCCCCGGTGCATATGATGGGATCCGGGATTGGAAGGATCGAGGCTTCTCCCCAAAGATCACGCTCTTCTTCCACGTCATCAGATCATGGAAATTTCCTGCTGCCTCCAGTAGGACCACAGTCATCCTGTAGTGGTATTAAAGTTCCTCCCAGGTCCCCAAGGTCAACAATAGGGTCACCGAGACCATCTATGCCATCTAGCCCTTCCACCAAGCATGATGGACTTAATCAGTACAAGGACATCCCTAACCCATTAATTGCTGGAATGAGTAATGTATTAAATCCTCCAAACAATGCAGTTTTTTCTACTGCATCGGCTGGAAGTGGTTCCTTGAAGAGTCAGCCTGGTTTGCTGGGAATGCCTTTAAATCAGATCTTGAACCAGCACaatgctgcctcttttccagcAAGTAGTTTactctcagcagcagccaaagcaCAGCTAGCAAATCAAAATAAACTTGCTGGTAACAACAATAACAGCAGTAGCAATTCTGGACCTGTTGCCAGCGGTGGCAACAACGAAGGACATAGCACTTTAAATACCAtgttccctcctgctgccaaTGTGCTTCTACCAACGACTGAAGGGCAAAGTGGCCGAGCAGCACTGAGAGATAAATTGATGTCTCAGCAAAAAGATcctctgaggaaaagaaagcagccgACCACCACGGTGTTGAGTTTGCTGAGACAGTCTCAGTTGGACAGTTCTGGAGTTTCCAAAGCTGGATCTGATTTGATAAGAAAGCAAAGTCAAAGCTCTTTTCCCATCAGTTCTATGTCCCAGCTACTTCAGTCCATGAGTTGTCAAAGCTCTCACATGAGCAGCAATAGTACCACCAGTTGTGGGAGCTCAAATACTGCTTTACCTTGCTCTGGTAACCAGATGCATTTTGCAGACACCAGTATGAACTCTGGCAGTCTCCAGAACTCGCTGGCACAGAGTTTACCCTTGCGAGGGGAAGGTGTGCACTGCCAGAACACAAACACTAACTTTGTCCACGGTACTAGCCCGGGCACAACCAACCATCTTGCAGGTTTAATAAATCAGATGCAGGCTAGCGGGAACTGTGGGATGCTCAGTCAGTCAGGAATGGCTTTAGGAAATTCATTACATCCGAACCCACCTCAGTCGAGAATCCAGGCATCCTCCACTCCAGTGATACCAAACAGCATTGTTAGCAGCTGTAATCAAACAAGTCCTGAAGCAG GGGGTTCAGGACCGTCATCATCAATAGCCATAGCTGGCACCAGCCAACCGGCCATCACAAAGACAACATCTGTGCTTCAAGATGGTGTTATAGTCACTACTGCAGCTGGAAACCCACTTCAGAGCCAGCTGCCCATTGGGAGCGATTTCCCTTTTGCTGGCCACGAACACTCGCTTCATTTTCCGCAGAACAGCTCTTCAAACAACAATCTTCCACATTCTTTGAATCAAAACCTCCTCAATTCTCTACCTATCTCTTTGCCAGTGAATCAGCAACATCTCCTAAACCAGAATCTATTAAATATACTACAGCCTTCAGCAGGAGAAG GTGACATGTCATCTATAAACACTGCTTTGAATAACCATCAGCTGAGTCATCTCCAGTCGCTATTAAACAACAATCAGATGTTTCCTTCAAATCAGCAGCAACAGCACCTTCTCCAGGGGTACCAGAACATGCAGGGCTTTCAAGGCCAGCCCCCAATTCCTGGCCCAGCTAACAACCCAAACCCCATGGCATGTCTGTTCCAAAATTTCCAg GTGAGAATGCAGGAAGATGCTGCTGTCCTAAACAAAAGAATGATCACTCAAATGGGAATGGCACCAGTTCCTGAGAGCTCCAATACTATGCTTCCTCCTTTCCAAGAAACATCTTGTGATTTGCAGCAAAGAACTGAACCATCTCTTGGACAACAGGCAAAGGATAACCTCAATGTCGCTGCTCAGGGTGATACATCGGTGGACGCTATCTACAAAGCAGTTGTAGATGCTGCAAGCAAAGGAATGCAAGTAGTAATCACCACTGCCGTTAGCAGTACAACACAAATGAGTCCCATTCCAGCTTTGAGTGCCATGAGTGCCTTCACAGCCTCAATTGGTGACCCATTAAATCTTTCTAGTGCTGTCAGTGCAGTAATCCATGGAAGAAACATTGCCGTTTCTGATCATGAAGGTAGGATAAGGAACACTAGAGGAACACGAATACTGAAGAATTCAGAGCACGGTAAAAATTTGAGTGAAGGGGATGGGTATGAATATTACAAATCAACAAGTTGTAACACACCCAAAAAACAGTGGGAAGGGGAGCAAAGTCCCATCAGTGAGATAAATAGATGGAAATGTGATGAGTTTCTAGACCACTCTACCCATATCCATAGTAGTCCTTGTCACGAAAGGCCCAATAACATCTCCACACTGCCATTACTACAAGGCGAGCAGCATCAGTTACTGTTATCACAGCGAAACTGTCAAAGTGATAAAATGTTGGAGGAGAATTTCAGGTATAACAATTACAAAAGAACTATGATGAGTTTTAAGGAAAGACTGGAGAACACTGTGGAACGTTGTGCACACATAAACGGAAATAGGCCTCAGCAGAACAGAGGATTTGGGGAGTTGCTGAACACTTCTAAACAAGACCTGATTCTGGAAGAGCAATCTCCAAGTTCCTCAAATAGCTTGGAAAGTTCGTTAGTTAAAGACTATATCCATTACAATGGAGATTTTAATGCCAAAAGCATTAATGGGTGTGTGCCTAGCCCTTCAGATGCTAAAAGCATCAGTAGTGAAGATGACCTAAGGAACCCAGATTCCCCTTCTTCAAATGAGCTGATACATTACAGGCCGAGGACGTTTAATGTTGGCGACTTGGTCTGGGGCCAAATCAAAGGACTGACTTCGTGGCCTGGAAAACTAGTAAGAGAAGAAGAAGTTCACAATTCATGTCAACAAAAcgctgaggaggggaag